A portion of the Poecilia reticulata strain Guanapo linkage group LG23, Guppy_female_1.0+MT, whole genome shotgun sequence genome contains these proteins:
- the tulp3 gene encoding tubby-related protein 3 isoform X1 — translation MESMKTEGSHPVYSRWSYRPSSSNNFSSNSMSSGIEDDGSSLMQQKLERQRALLEQKQRRKRQEPMMVQPNTEARPRRNRTRHCDEQDPLVESQLSISSDVILDGIDGPAAFLGSEAGDLGTKIQVRSVSKPSSPQPRHQSSPPPQPQSPAAEETEQDGDTATLLEPKTDIHQLLQKEGLCGSMNFDEASEHGDEANEERTGSLFSNADTPRPASASSGKNAPEAVIPGSLSAESVLADAANLEEFVLLPAPRGVIFKCRITRDKKGMDRGLYPTYFMHMERDEERKAFLLAGRKRKKSKTSNYLISVDATDLTRDGESFIGKLRSNYTGTKFTVYDNGINPGKNLGTLLEESNTRQELAAICYDTNLLGFKGPRKMTVLLPGMNLNYERIPVRPQNEQETLVSRWQSNVMENLIELHNKAPVWNEDTQSYVLNFHGRVTQASVKNFQIVHDNDPDYIIMQFGRVAEDIFTLDYSYPMSALQAFAIGLSSFDNKLACE, via the exons ATGGAGTCCATGAAGACTGAAGGATCTCATCCGGTCTACAGCCGCTGGTCGTACAG ACCTTCCAGCTCTAACAACTTCTCTTCCAACTCGATGTCGAG TGGCATTGAAGATGACGGCAGCAGTTTAATGCAACAGAAGCTGGAAAGACAG CGGGCGCTGCTGGAGCAGAAGCAGCGGCGGAAACGTCAGGAGCCCATGATGGTCCAGCCCAACACCGAGGCCCGGCCCCGCCGCAACAGGACGCGGCACTGCGACGAGCAGGACCCGCTGGTGGAGTCTCAACTCAGCATCAGCAGCGACGTCATCCTTGATG GTATTGATGGACCGGCAGCTTTCCTGGGATCAGAAGCCGGTGATCTGGGAACCAAAATCCAAGTTCGGTCAGTGAGCAAGCCCTCGTCACCGCAGCCCCGCCATCAGTCTTCGCCTCCGCCTCAGCCGCAGAGTCCTGCAGCCGAAGAAACGGAACAAGACGGCGACACCGCCACTCTGCTGGAGCCCAAGACCGACATCCACCAGCTGCTACAGAAAGAAG GCCTGTGTGGAAGCATGAACTTTGATGAAGCCAGCGAGCATGGAGACGAGGCAAACGAGGAACGGACGGGTTCTCTGTTCTCCAACGCCGACACACCCAGGCCCGCATCGGCTTCCAGTGGCAAAAACGCTCCC GAGGCGGTAATCCCCGGATCACTTTCTGCAGAAAGCGTCCTTGCAGACGCAGCCAACCTGGAGGAGTTTGTGCTGCTGCCGGCTCCTCGCGGCGTCATCTTTAAATGCAGGATTACTCGGGACAAGAAGGGCATGGACCGCGGCCTCTACCCCACCTACTTCATGCACATGGAGCGAGACGAAGAAAGAAAG GCATTTTTGTTGGctggaagaaagagaaagaagagcAAAACATCCAACTACTTGATTTCAGTGGATGCCACGGATCTGACACGAGACGGAGAGAGCTTCATCGGCAAACTGAG GTCCAACTACACGGGTACTAAATTCACAGTGTATGACAACGGCATCAATCCCGGCAAAAACCTCGGGACGCTGCTGGAAGAAAGCAACACACGACAGGAGCTGGCTGCAATCTGCTAT gaTACCAACCTGCTGGGATTCAAAGGGCCACGTAAAATGACCGTTCTCCTCCCAGGGATGAACTTGAACTATGAGCGGATCCCTGTAAGGCCTCAAAAT GAACAAGAGACCCTGGTGAGCAGGTGGCAGAGCAACGTGATGGAAAACCTGATTGAGTTGCACAACAAGGCCCCCGTTTGGAACGAAGACACCCAGTCTTACGTTCTGAACTTCCACGGCCGCGTAACACAAGCTTCGGTGAAAAACTTCCAGATAGTACACGACAACGACC CTGACTACATCATCATGCAGTTTGGAAGAGTTGCCGAAGACATCTTCACCCTTGACTACAGCTACCCTATGAGTGCTCTTCAAGCTTTTGCCATTGGTCTGTCGAGCTTTGACAACAAGCTGGCCTGTGAGTAA
- the LOC103459299 gene encoding TCDD-inducible poly [ADP-ribose] polymerase-like, with the protein MSDVSSGRRKKRKLAPKAPKGPSDSPKAILLNSSLLLLEVPADTNTSFPVWDALRSLKVGVTWTVKPYGISINLTPLPVKQEDITASCERENSSSVAETSSLQLQIQNTSCVLLTVSHSCLPTPPHTNQSNQSLVNPISVSLPLLITHSPQGYQPGTIATIKPPHAIQPPTSVSGDRDVEPKRPDLLSFHTKVSPDVRICDNFLLGACDAGKRCKMHHTPYPFHWQLWSIKTHQWIDLSPRAQVLLERSYCCAEQSDVTLIDKQTCQVLDFETMELDDLSEYDAVRRLTNSESVETNPHFPSKSKIYWCEGMNFKEYSADLSALLLKKMSEKELKCSFSIGKQKYEVDFTSMTQTRISTGFQRQICCRPAYRSPESMYPHLKTGIPSDFTNCEPNAAAANFSVDPLQEFSSWYPPVWLPGSEEDYLLVDVPARTQASRSIKRFFHKNLPETKVDIISIQQIQNLLHWDKYQRQKTHMQKHHSGAEGPLERHLFHGTTKVASESICLHGFDPRVAGLNGHSHGFGSYFATNALMSHEYTEANESNEVGCMFLAKVLVGRVCLGKHNYRRPPSAKVSLYDACVDNKPNPQMFIVFDSCQCYPYYLIKYKKLSQEITIHD; encoded by the exons ATGTCTGATGTTTCAagtgggagaagaaaaaaaagaaagttggcACCCAAAGCCCCAAAGGGCCCATCTGACAGTCCCAAAGCCATATTGCTCAATTCATCCCTTCTCCTCCTGGAAGTGCCTGCCGATACCAACACCAGCTTCCCGGTGTGGGACGCCCTGAGATCCCTGAAAGTCGGCGTCACCTGGACGGTCAAACCTTACGGCATCAGTATCAACTTAACACCTCTTCCTGTGAAGCAGGAGGACATCACCGCTTCTTGTGAGAGAGAAAACTCATCCAGTGTGGCAGAAACCTCCAGCCTTCAGCTGCAGATCCAGAACACCTCCTGTGTGCTGCTGACTGTCTCCCACAGCTGCCTGCCAACGCCGCCCCACACAAATCAATCAAACCAGAGTCTCGTCAACCCGATTTCTGTGTCACTGCCTCTCCTCATCACTCATTCTCCACAGGGATATCAGCCTGGCACCATTGCAACCATAAAGCCCCCACATGCTATCCAACCACCTACAAGCGTTTCCGGTGACCGAGATGTTGAACCCAAGAGACCTGATCTCTTATCGTTTCACACAAAGGTCTCCCCTGACGTCCGCATCTGCGACAACTTCCTTCTGGGTGCATGTGATGCAGGGAAAAGGTGTAAGATGCACCACACACCTTACCCATTCCACTGGCAGCTGTGGTCGATAAAGACCCACCAATGGATCGACCTCTCACCTCGCGCTCAGGTCTTACTGGAGAGGAGCTACTGTTGTGCTGAACAGAGCGACGTTACCCTCATAGACAA GCAAACATGCCAGGTCCTGGACTTTGAAACAATGGAGCTGGACGATCTCTCAGAGTATGATGCAGTCAGGCGACTTACTAACTCAGAGAGCGTAGAAACAAACCCCCACTTTCCAAGCAAGAGCAAAATCTACTGGTGTGAGGGCATGAACTTCAAAGAGTACAGCGCg GATTTGTCTGCCCTTCTCCTGAAAAAGATGAGTGAAAAGGAGCTAAAATGTTCCTTCAGCATCGGTAAGCAGAAGTACGAGGTGGACTTCACCAGTATGACCCAGACCAGAATCAGCACCGGCTTCCAAAGACAAATTTGTTGCAGACCTGCCTACCGCTCACCAGAGTCCATGTATCCTCACCTAAA GACTGGAATCCCGTCCGACTTTACTAATTGTGAGCCCAACGCTGCTGCGGCTAACTTCAGCGTAGATCCTCTGCAGGAGTTCAGCTCCTGGTACCCTCCGGTCTGGCTTCCGGGCTCAGAGGAGGATTACCTCCTGGTTGATGTTCCGGCCAGGACTCAGGCATCCCGGAGCATCAAAAGATTCTTCCACAAAAACCTGCCAGAGACCAAGGTCGACATCATCAGCATCCAGCAGATCCAGAACCTGCTGCACTGGGACAAGTACCAAAG gcagaaaacacacatgcagaaacaccACAGCGGAGCCGAGGGACCTCTGGAGAGACATCTCTTCCACGGGACCACAAAGGTCGCCTCAGAGAGCATCTGCCTCCACGGCTTTGACCCCCGGGTGGCCGGCCTCAACGGACACTCTCACGGGTTCGGCTCGTACTTTGCTACCAACGCGCTCATGTCCCACGAGTACACAGAAGCAAACGAGTCCAATGAGGTTGGTTGCATGTTTCTGGCCAAAGTCCTGGTGGGAAGAGTTTGCTTAGGGAAACACAACTACCGGCGACCGCCCAGCGCCAAGGTCAGTCTCTACGATGCCTGCGTCGACAACAAGCCAAACCCTCAGATGTTTATAGTGTTTGACAGCTGCCAGTGCTACCCATACTACCTGATCAAGTACAAAAAGTTATCTCAAGAGATTACTATTCACGACTGA
- the tulp3 gene encoding tubby-related protein 3 isoform X2, with product MVFPWQQCSNMSYYSIRPSSSNNFSSNSMSSGIEDDGSSLMQQKLERQRALLEQKQRRKRQEPMMVQPNTEARPRRNRTRHCDEQDPLVESQLSISSDVILDGIDGPAAFLGSEAGDLGTKIQVRSVSKPSSPQPRHQSSPPPQPQSPAAEETEQDGDTATLLEPKTDIHQLLQKEGLCGSMNFDEASEHGDEANEERTGSLFSNADTPRPASASSGKNAPEAVIPGSLSAESVLADAANLEEFVLLPAPRGVIFKCRITRDKKGMDRGLYPTYFMHMERDEERKAFLLAGRKRKKSKTSNYLISVDATDLTRDGESFIGKLRSNYTGTKFTVYDNGINPGKNLGTLLEESNTRQELAAICYDTNLLGFKGPRKMTVLLPGMNLNYERIPVRPQNEQETLVSRWQSNVMENLIELHNKAPVWNEDTQSYVLNFHGRVTQASVKNFQIVHDNDPDYIIMQFGRVAEDIFTLDYSYPMSALQAFAIGLSSFDNKLACE from the exons ACCTTCCAGCTCTAACAACTTCTCTTCCAACTCGATGTCGAG TGGCATTGAAGATGACGGCAGCAGTTTAATGCAACAGAAGCTGGAAAGACAG CGGGCGCTGCTGGAGCAGAAGCAGCGGCGGAAACGTCAGGAGCCCATGATGGTCCAGCCCAACACCGAGGCCCGGCCCCGCCGCAACAGGACGCGGCACTGCGACGAGCAGGACCCGCTGGTGGAGTCTCAACTCAGCATCAGCAGCGACGTCATCCTTGATG GTATTGATGGACCGGCAGCTTTCCTGGGATCAGAAGCCGGTGATCTGGGAACCAAAATCCAAGTTCGGTCAGTGAGCAAGCCCTCGTCACCGCAGCCCCGCCATCAGTCTTCGCCTCCGCCTCAGCCGCAGAGTCCTGCAGCCGAAGAAACGGAACAAGACGGCGACACCGCCACTCTGCTGGAGCCCAAGACCGACATCCACCAGCTGCTACAGAAAGAAG GCCTGTGTGGAAGCATGAACTTTGATGAAGCCAGCGAGCATGGAGACGAGGCAAACGAGGAACGGACGGGTTCTCTGTTCTCCAACGCCGACACACCCAGGCCCGCATCGGCTTCCAGTGGCAAAAACGCTCCC GAGGCGGTAATCCCCGGATCACTTTCTGCAGAAAGCGTCCTTGCAGACGCAGCCAACCTGGAGGAGTTTGTGCTGCTGCCGGCTCCTCGCGGCGTCATCTTTAAATGCAGGATTACTCGGGACAAGAAGGGCATGGACCGCGGCCTCTACCCCACCTACTTCATGCACATGGAGCGAGACGAAGAAAGAAAG GCATTTTTGTTGGctggaagaaagagaaagaagagcAAAACATCCAACTACTTGATTTCAGTGGATGCCACGGATCTGACACGAGACGGAGAGAGCTTCATCGGCAAACTGAG GTCCAACTACACGGGTACTAAATTCACAGTGTATGACAACGGCATCAATCCCGGCAAAAACCTCGGGACGCTGCTGGAAGAAAGCAACACACGACAGGAGCTGGCTGCAATCTGCTAT gaTACCAACCTGCTGGGATTCAAAGGGCCACGTAAAATGACCGTTCTCCTCCCAGGGATGAACTTGAACTATGAGCGGATCCCTGTAAGGCCTCAAAAT GAACAAGAGACCCTGGTGAGCAGGTGGCAGAGCAACGTGATGGAAAACCTGATTGAGTTGCACAACAAGGCCCCCGTTTGGAACGAAGACACCCAGTCTTACGTTCTGAACTTCCACGGCCGCGTAACACAAGCTTCGGTGAAAAACTTCCAGATAGTACACGACAACGACC CTGACTACATCATCATGCAGTTTGGAAGAGTTGCCGAAGACATCTTCACCCTTGACTACAGCTACCCTATGAGTGCTCTTCAAGCTTTTGCCATTGGTCTGTCGAGCTTTGACAACAAGCTGGCCTGTGAGTAA
- the trim35-14 gene encoding tripartite motif-containing protein 35 encodes MAGRLSLPEEDLTCPICCAIFRDPVVLKCTHSFCAPCLQQYWTGRGRRRDCPLCRTQSLDDPVPSLTLKNLCESCVQEESLPVEERGGELYCDPGEMCPAHNEKLKLYCLLDKEPICVVCHTSRKHKQHDCCPISEAVLDVKEKMKSAISSLQERREAFDKMKKNCEDAVTHIQAQARFVERRTHEEFEKLHNFLRVEEESRMETLRREEEQKTGQMRQMMEEIERSISSMSETIRGLEEEMALEDLSVLHKCKSTLARANVPVAESVMAPAALIDVAKYVGSLTFQVWEKMHKIAKYTPVTLDPNTAAPWLVLSDDLTTVHDSDEKQRLPNNPERFDPDTAVLGRDGLTSGKHAWEVNVGENTAWVVGVAKQSIRRKEKVSSVLNNGYLCVYFYHKMYFAGTSPLTRLSLKRNPQRIRVQLDCEKGKVSFYDPHNNTHIYTFKHTITEAVFPYLWVGCQKCPLTVEPVDVFLKLADFC; translated from the exons ATGGCAGGCAGGCTGTCTCTGCCCGAGGAGGACCTGACCTGTCCCATATGCTGCGCCATCTTCAGGGACCCGGTGGTCCTCAAGTGCACCCACAGCTTCTGTGCTCCCTGCCTGCAGCAGTACTGGACCGGAAGGGGGCGAAGACGGGACTGCCCGCTGTGCAGAACCCAGAGCCTGGACGACCCCGTGCCCAGTCTGACCCTGAAGAACCTGTGTGAGTCATGTGTGCAGGAGGAGAGCCTCCCTGTGGAGGAGCGGGGAGGGGAGCTGTACTGCGATCCAGGAGAGATGTGTCCTGCCCACAACGAGAAGCTCAAGCTGTATTGCTTGTTGGACAAAGAGCCCATCTGTGTGGTTTGCCACACCTCAAGAAAACACAAGCAGCACGACTGCTGTCCCATCAGCGAAGCAGTTCTGGATGTGAAG GAGAAAATGAAGTCGGCTATTAGCTCGCTGCAGGAGAGGAGGGaagcatttgacaaaatgaagaaaaactgcgAGGATGCAGTCACACACATTCAG GCTCAGGCTCGATTTGTGGAAAGACGGACTCACGAGGAGTTTGAAAAACTCCACAACTTCCTTCGTGTGGAGGAGGAATCCCGGATGGAGACGCTGCggagggaggaggagcagaagacGGGACAGATGAGGCAGATGATGGAGGAAATCGAGAGAAGCATATCGTCCATGTCTGAAACTATCAGAGGTTTGGAGGAGGAGATGGCTCTGGAGGACCTGTCTGTCCTTCAT aaatgcaaaAGTACACTTGCaag GGCAAACGTTCCAGTAGCAGAGTCAGTCATGGCTCCAGCTGCACTAATAGACGTGGCCAAATACGTCGGCTCTTTAACATTCCAGGTGTGGGAGAAGATGCATAAAATCGCCAAATACA CTCCAGTCACTCTGGATCCCAACACGGCGGCCCCATGGCTTGTCCTGTCAGATGACCTCACCACCGTCCATGACAGCGATGAGAAGCAGAGGCTGCCCAACAATCCGGAGAGGTTCGACCCTGACACGGCCGTTCTGGGCCGGGACGGCCTGACCTCGGGGAAGCACGCCTGGGAGGTGAACGTGGGAGAGAACACGGCGTGGGTCGTCGGCGTGGCGAAGCAGTCCATCAGAAGGAAGGAGAAAGTGTCTTCGGTCCTGAACAACGGCTACCTGTGTGTGTACTTTTACCACAAGATGTACTTTGCCGGTACTTCTCCTTTGACTCGGCTGAGTCTGAAAAGAAATCCGCAGAGGATCAGAGTGCAGCTGGATTGTGAAAAGGGCAAAGTGTCATTCTATGACCCGCATAACAACACACATATCTACACCTTCAAACACACCATCACTGAGGCGGTGTTCCCCTACCTGTGGGTAGGCTGTCAGAAGTGCCCTTTGACGGTTGAACCAGTGGATGTTTTCCTGAAACTTGCTGATTTTTGTTAA